In Populus nigra chromosome 1, ddPopNigr1.1, whole genome shotgun sequence, one genomic interval encodes:
- the LOC133685377 gene encoding trihelix transcription factor GT-3b-like codes for MMFSGGGEGDGLGRINMMPTAAMLSPTAEISPRGPPQQQPQWGQQETKEFIGIRAELEKDFTVTKRNKTLWEIVSAKMREKGYRRTPEQCKCKWKNLVNRYKGKETSDPETGRQCPFFEELHAVFTERAKNMQRLLLESEAGSTQSRKKMKRTSGDRSSDEFSEEEDEDEDDSEEEKPVRSNSRKRKVEKIIAEKSPRASSSTVGGIQEMLKELLQQQQKMEMQWREMMERRSHERQMFEQEWRQSMEKLERERLMIEQAWREREEQRRIREESRAERRDALLTTLLNKLIRENNI; via the exons ATGATGTTTAGTGGTGGAGGGGAAGGAGATGGGCTAGGGCGGATAAATATGATGCCAACGGCGGCGATGCTAAGTCCAACGGCGGAGATCTCGCCGAGGGGTCCACCTCAACAACAACCACAGTGGGGACAACAAGAAACGAAGGAGTTTATTGGGATTAGAGCGGAGTTGGAGAAGGATTTTACTGTGACGAAGAGGAACAAGACTTTATGGGAGATAGTGAGTGCTAAAATGAGAGAGAAGGGTTACCGAAGGACACCCGAACAGTGTAAGTGCAAGTGGAAAAACCTCGTCAATCGCTACAAG GGAAAGGAGACATCTGATCCTGAGACTGGCCGACAATGCCCGTTCTTTGAGGAACTGCATGCAGTGTTCACTGAAAGAGCTAAGAACATGCAGCGACTACTTCTTGAATCTGAGGCAGGTTCTACTCAGTCaaggaaaaagatgaaaagaacTAGTGGAGATAGATCCTCGGATGAATTctcagaagaagaagatgaggatGAAGATGATAGTGAGGAGGAGAAGCCAGTCAGAAGCAATTCTAGGAAGAGGAAGGTTGAAAAAATTATAGCGGAGAAGTCTCCAAGAGCAAGCAGTAGTACTGTTGGTGGCATTCAAGAAATGCTCAAGGAGCTCTTGCAGCAGCAACAGAAGATGGAGATGCAGTGGAGAGAGATGATGGAAAGGCGTTCTCATGAGCGGCAGATGTTTGAGCAGGAATGGCGACAGTCAATGGAGAAGCTCGAGAGGGAGAGATTAATGATTGAGCAGGCGTGGAGGGAGAGAGAAGAACAGAGGAGGATAAGAGAAGAGAGCAGGGCTGAGCGTAGAGATGCCCTGCTGACAACCCTTTTGAACAAACTCATCcgtgaaaataatatataa